From a region of the Lactuca sativa cultivar Salinas chromosome 4, Lsat_Salinas_v11, whole genome shotgun sequence genome:
- the LOC122197682 gene encoding protein terminal ear1 homolog, with product MAIEIVSSRPLDPRASPYNTIYHRDFYVYHIPRPLPYYLILPPVPPRPPYFWSYNAHQQPLPAKSLPLPLPPPSSPGKKSNFSLASVPSGPRIPKSRLPGRHRRVNKVVRFGSHGCGGTETKTQLKPVEKKTTLEKVGRGGKRRWKNRSGEYQEILPLDTETSSVMIKNIPNKYTRKLLIQTLDDHCKLVNQKINKDSIDEKNSISAYDFLYLPIDFNNRVNAGFAFVNFTTPEAASRFRDTFHGKHWDFFDSPKIAEITRARIQGKRRLVNNCKTMDFSYGSEEDMPVSFEPARDGSDGVHSKMTVLGKFLR from the exons ATGGCGATTGAGATTGTTTCCTCCAGACCCTTGGATCCCAGAGCTTCTCCTTACAATACAATTTATCATCGGGATTTCTACGTCTACCATATTCCTCGACCTCTTCCTTATTATCTGATTTTGCCACCAGTTCCACCACGTCCACCATATTTCTGGTCATACAATGCTCATCAACAGCCGTTGCCCGCCAAGTCATTACCACTACCACTTCctccaccatcttctcctggaaAAAAGAGCAATTTCTCTCTGGCTTCGGTTCCTTCGGGGCCCAGAATCCCCAAATCCCGGCTCCCTGGACGCCACCGGAGAGTTAATAAGGTGGTTCGCTTCGGAAGCCATGGTTGCGGCGGAACTGAAACGAAGACGCAGTTGAAACCGGTGGAGAAAAAAACAACTCTGGAAAAAGTTGGGCGTGGAGGAAAAAGACGTTGGAAAAACAGAAGTGGAGAGTATCAAGAGATTTTGCCACTTGATACTGAAACTTCATCTGTCATGATCAAAAACATTCCGAATAAATACAC GAGAAAGCTGCTGATACAAACTTTAGACGACCATTGCAAGCTTGTGAATCAAAAGATCAACAAAGACTCCATTGATGAGAAGAACTCGATTTCTGCTTATGATTTTCTGTATCTTCCGATAGATTTCAA CAATCGAGTGAACGCTGGATTCGCGTTTGTGAACTTTACAACTCCAGAAGCTGCTTCAAGATTTAGGGACACCTTTCATGGCAAACATTGGGACTTCTTTGATAGTCCGAAGATAGCAGAGATTACAAGGGCCCGAATTCAG GGCAAAAGGCGTTTAGTGAACAATTGCAAAACAATGGACTTCTCGTATGGATCCGAAGAAGACATGCCCGTTTCGTTTGAACCGGCAAGAGATGGGTCGGATGGTGTTCATTCGAAGATGACCGTACTGGGAAAGTTTCTTCGTTAG